A region from the Geobacter benzoatilyticus genome encodes:
- a CDS encoding PAS domain S-box protein → MTIELQREVEALRARIRDYELREVECGLVHQELTRAQRRWEGIFQGIAHPTVILDANHVVVAANRAVVMASGVSEEEIVGRKCYEIFHNSGCTEPQHSCPMEKMLRSNCVKTVEMEADAFGGVYLVSCTPVFDEGGKVDKVIHIATDITARKRAEEALRESEERYRIVADYSSDWDFWLAPDNSLFYVSPACLDITGYAPEEFYANPQLNSLIVHPDDMELMARHNEEAQTANERHAMELRIITKTGETRWISHVCQTVYDSEGRSRGRRASNRDITALKRAEEENRRLHAELEQRVKERTAQLEAANRELESFSYSVSHDLRAPLRHIEGFANILMEDYAETLDETARGYLERVVRATGRMEELVAALLKLARYTRDYMTFEQVDMSGIAREIAEEFSKSEPRRKVAVTIQDGVRATGDARLLRVVLENLMGNAWKFTGKVDEGIIEFGREMREGQAVYFVRDNGAGFDMAYADKLFSAFRRLHGSDEFEGTGIGLATVRRIIHRHGGEVWADAAPNQGATFSFTLSPA, encoded by the coding sequence ATGACTATTGAACTGCAACGCGAGGTTGAGGCGTTGCGTGCCAGAATTCGGGATTATGAGTTGCGGGAGGTTGAATGCGGCCTTGTGCATCAGGAGTTGACCCGCGCCCAGCGCCGGTGGGAGGGCATTTTCCAGGGGATTGCCCATCCTACGGTAATCCTCGATGCCAACCATGTGGTTGTGGCCGCGAACAGGGCCGTTGTGATGGCTTCAGGGGTGAGCGAAGAGGAAATCGTCGGCCGGAAGTGCTATGAGATCTTTCACAATTCCGGATGCACCGAGCCTCAGCATTCGTGCCCCATGGAAAAGATGCTCCGGTCAAATTGCGTGAAAACGGTCGAGATGGAAGCGGATGCCTTTGGCGGCGTCTATCTTGTGTCATGCACCCCTGTGTTTGACGAAGGGGGAAAGGTCGATAAGGTCATCCACATTGCCACCGACATAACGGCGCGCAAACGTGCCGAGGAGGCGTTGCGTGAGAGCGAGGAGCGGTACCGGATCGTTGCCGACTACTCCTCCGACTGGGATTTCTGGCTGGCTCCCGACAACAGCCTCTTCTACGTGTCTCCCGCCTGCCTGGACATAACCGGCTATGCCCCCGAAGAGTTCTACGCAAACCCCCAGCTGAACAGCTTAATAGTTCATCCCGACGACATGGAATTAATGGCGCGGCACAACGAGGAAGCTCAGACCGCCAACGAAAGACACGCGATGGAGTTGCGCATCATCACCAAAACGGGGGAGACCCGCTGGATATCCCATGTCTGCCAGACCGTTTACGACAGCGAGGGGCGCAGCCGGGGACGCCGTGCCAGCAACAGGGATATCACTGCCCTCAAGCGGGCGGAGGAGGAAAACCGGCGGCTCCATGCCGAACTTGAGCAACGGGTCAAGGAGCGGACCGCCCAGCTTGAGGCGGCCAACCGCGAGCTGGAATCCTTCAGCTATTCGGTCTCCCATGACCTGCGTGCCCCATTGCGGCACATCGAGGGGTTTGCCAATATCCTCATGGAGGACTACGCCGAGACCCTCGACGAGACGGCCCGGGGATATCTTGAGCGGGTCGTACGCGCCACGGGGAGGATGGAAGAACTGGTGGCCGCCCTGCTCAAGCTTGCGCGATATACCCGCGACTACATGACGTTCGAACAGGTGGATATGAGCGGCATTGCCCGGGAAATTGCGGAGGAGTTCTCTAAATCGGAGCCCCGGAGGAAAGTGGCGGTTACCATCCAGGATGGGGTCAGGGCCACGGGTGACGCCCGCTTGTTGCGGGTAGTGCTTGAGAACCTTATGGGCAATGCCTGGAAATTCACCGGCAAGGTTGATGAGGGGATAATCGAGTTCGGCAGGGAGATGCGCGAAGGGCAGGCGGTTTATTTTGTGCGGGATAATGGTGCTGGTTTCGATATGGCTTATGCTGATAAGCTTTTCAGCGCCTTCCGGCGGCTTCACGGCAGCGACGAGTTCGAGGGGACCGGCATCGGTCTCGCCACGGTGCGCCGGATAATCCATCGCCACGGCGGCGAGGTCTGGGCCGATGCGGCGCCGAATCAGGGGGCAACCTTCTCGTTCACGCTTTCCCCGGCATGA
- a CDS encoding pyridoxal phosphate-dependent aminotransferase produces the protein MPIATKIAGHISKSSWIRKMFEEGERLRQIHGAENVFDFTLGNPDTEPPAEFRQEFAQLATNPIPGMHAYMNNAGYPETRAAVAEVIAEAAGFPVGAEHVVMTCGAGGALNVVLKTILNPGEEVIILTPYFVEYKFYIDNHGGVPKEVWTNRETFQLNIPAIEAAINKKTRAVIICSPNNPTGVIYPEESLKALGEMMARAEQRYDRQIYVISDEPYARIAFDGKHVPNIFRYVESSIVVASHSKDLALPGERIGYLAINPKARGVGLFMEGAVFSNRVLGFVNAPALMQRLVAKLQRASVDIGEYQAKRDILYDSLTAMGFEMVRPDGAFYFFPKSPLADDVEFVKMAQKHLILLVPGAGFGAPGYFRIAYCVDRGMIERSLPAWRKLAVEAGLKG, from the coding sequence ATGCCCATCGCCACCAAAATCGCCGGTCACATATCAAAATCATCGTGGATCAGGAAAATGTTCGAGGAAGGGGAACGCCTGCGCCAAATCCACGGGGCCGAAAACGTATTCGATTTCACCCTCGGCAACCCCGACACGGAGCCACCTGCCGAGTTCCGGCAGGAGTTCGCGCAACTGGCCACCAATCCCATTCCCGGCATGCACGCTTACATGAACAACGCCGGATACCCGGAGACCCGCGCCGCGGTGGCCGAAGTAATCGCCGAAGCCGCCGGTTTCCCCGTGGGCGCCGAGCATGTGGTTATGACCTGCGGGGCGGGGGGGGCACTGAACGTGGTGCTCAAGACCATCCTTAACCCCGGCGAAGAGGTGATAATCCTCACCCCCTATTTCGTGGAGTACAAGTTCTACATCGACAACCACGGCGGGGTGCCGAAGGAGGTCTGGACCAACCGGGAGACTTTCCAGCTGAATATCCCGGCCATCGAGGCGGCCATAAACAAAAAGACCCGGGCCGTCATCATCTGCTCCCCAAACAACCCCACCGGGGTCATCTACCCGGAAGAGAGCCTGAAGGCCCTGGGCGAGATGATGGCGCGGGCGGAGCAGCGCTACGACCGGCAGATATACGTCATCTCCGACGAGCCCTACGCCCGCATCGCCTTCGACGGCAAGCACGTGCCGAACATCTTCCGGTATGTGGAAAGCTCCATCGTTGTCGCCTCCCACAGCAAGGACCTGGCACTCCCCGGCGAGCGGATCGGCTACCTGGCCATCAATCCCAAAGCACGGGGCGTGGGGCTGTTCATGGAGGGGGCGGTATTCAGCAACCGGGTCCTCGGCTTCGTGAACGCCCCGGCCCTCATGCAGCGGCTCGTGGCAAAGCTCCAGCGGGCCTCCGTGGATATCGGCGAATACCAGGCCAAGCGCGACATCCTCTACGACAGCCTCACCGCCATGGGATTCGAGATGGTGCGGCCCGACGGCGCCTTCTACTTTTTTCCCAAGTCACCCCTGGCCGACGACGTGGAGTTCGTCAAAATGGCCCAGAAACACCTGATTCTGCTGGTGCCGGGGGCGGGCTTCGGCGCTCCGGGCTACTTCCGGATCGCCTACTGCGTGGACAGGGGAATGATTGAACGGAGCCTTCCCGCCTGGAGAAAGCTGGCCGTGGAAGCGGGACTAAAGGGGTAG
- a CDS encoding cytochrome C, producing the protein MVLLLLIVVMLVCGPFLGTAHAMAGFSRKYGMKCGSCHRQRIPELNDFGVAFYKNGFVLPGQDDAAKKGAANSGVAPKVAGDESNRSGQGAVKPSASQGSVRRTSTSDAGDDEEEEEKEEEKEEEKPSPPPTVVYRLPSQDGSAYFTDNPVRKGTLPPAEKKQWRRRSAPTGSVSRPAKQPEKQSSGSVPASRERFRSYEECMERSLINDPSPISAEEIMDRLAAAEKRCSPYPPTKR; encoded by the coding sequence GTGGTGTTACTTCTTTTGATTGTGGTGATGCTTGTCTGTGGTCCCTTTCTCGGGACTGCCCATGCCATGGCGGGTTTTTCGCGTAAATACGGCATGAAATGTGGCTCCTGTCACCGTCAGAGGATTCCGGAGCTGAATGATTTCGGGGTCGCATTCTACAAAAACGGTTTCGTGCTGCCTGGGCAGGATGACGCCGCAAAGAAAGGGGCCGCCAATTCCGGGGTTGCACCCAAGGTGGCCGGCGATGAGAGTAACCGTTCCGGTCAAGGGGCTGTGAAACCATCCGCGTCCCAGGGGAGTGTCCGCAGAACTTCAACCTCAGATGCCGGCGATGATGAGGAAGAGGAAGAAAAAGAGGAAGAAAAAGAAGAGGAAAAGCCGTCGCCTCCGCCTACGGTTGTCTACCGGTTGCCGTCGCAAGACGGGAGCGCCTACTTTACCGATAATCCTGTCCGGAAGGGGACCCTTCCCCCTGCCGAAAAAAAGCAGTGGCGCCGGCGTTCGGCGCCGACCGGCAGCGTGTCCAGGCCTGCAAAACAGCCGGAAAAGCAGTCAAGTGGTTCCGTGCCTGCTTCCCGAGAGCGATTCAGAAGTTACGAGGAGTGCATGGAGCGGTCATTGATTAACGATCCTTCTCCTATTTCCGCAGAAGAAATAATGGATCGCCTGGCTGCGGCGGAGAAGCGCTGCTCGCCGTACCCGCCGACAAAGCGATAA
- a CDS encoding type IV pilus modification PilV family protein, whose translation MNPNGFTLIEMLIAMFLLVIGFLSVFLVLWASTTSGRFSRDMTTAANLGQDILERVGTMKYNDLSETNGFEPYPEPFGDRSLAAAAFEARQWRVSSAGSKKIITARITWMKDGSRKTRDFTMIRRSEY comes from the coding sequence TTGAACCCGAACGGATTTACACTCATCGAGATGCTGATCGCCATGTTCCTGCTGGTGATAGGTTTTTTGTCGGTTTTTCTGGTGCTCTGGGCCTCCACTACGTCGGGGCGATTCAGCCGCGACATGACAACCGCGGCAAACCTCGGCCAGGACATCCTGGAGCGGGTTGGCACCATGAAGTATAACGATCTGTCGGAAACGAACGGTTTCGAGCCCTACCCGGAGCCGTTCGGCGACAGGAGCTTGGCTGCCGCCGCTTTCGAGGCGCGGCAGTGGCGAGTGTCGTCGGCCGGCAGCAAGAAGATCATAACTGCCAGGATAACGTGGATGAAGGACGGTTCCAGGAAAACAAGGGATTTCACCATGATCAGGCGGAGTGAGTACTAG
- a CDS encoding prepilin-type N-terminal cleavage/methylation domain-containing protein, with amino-acid sequence MGGYTLVEVLVVLVILAVVSAGLSTVFITGQKEYGVREATIRMQQQARQAMNEMERELKNTGYGLMDMGDLTIKVYGEETPSWQVVEASDGGTDPDSIKVLYSGAESDVGYDYFVSVDHPTSSTIMLVSAVGSVPPSRTINDDFEKGDLFLVYDPSDLVKPATRFQATKVATPGMIHHNPGGYNPSGGVLDIEYGIGSKVVNLRRMQAKRVSYSVDARQNLIKTVEDLSLVDPPANKRTRIVAAGVEDLQIRYQFLDGTWKNAGEAGFDARNIRAVQVSIIVRTENADPRYPGQSLQLTGSYGNGGVKNSAGYRRMAMSTIISVRNLGFRDKKG; translated from the coding sequence ATGGGGGGGTACACGCTTGTCGAGGTGCTTGTGGTCTTAGTTATTCTGGCGGTGGTCAGTGCCGGTTTGTCCACTGTGTTCATCACCGGGCAGAAGGAGTATGGCGTACGCGAGGCCACCATCAGGATGCAGCAGCAGGCGCGGCAGGCCATGAACGAGATGGAGCGGGAGCTTAAAAACACCGGCTACGGCCTTATGGATATGGGCGACCTGACTATAAAGGTTTACGGTGAGGAGACTCCTTCCTGGCAGGTGGTCGAGGCCTCGGATGGTGGCACTGACCCCGATTCGATCAAGGTCCTGTACAGCGGGGCCGAGAGCGACGTGGGATATGATTATTTCGTTTCCGTGGATCACCCTACAAGTTCAACGATCATGCTGGTCAGCGCCGTTGGCTCCGTCCCTCCTTCGCGCACGATCAATGATGATTTCGAAAAAGGAGACCTGTTTCTCGTCTACGATCCGAGTGATCTAGTGAAGCCGGCAACTCGCTTCCAGGCGACAAAAGTTGCAACTCCCGGCATGATCCATCACAACCCTGGAGGGTATAATCCTTCAGGAGGAGTTCTCGATATTGAATACGGGATTGGGAGTAAGGTTGTCAACCTGAGGCGCATGCAGGCGAAGAGGGTTTCCTACTCTGTGGATGCCCGCCAGAATCTGATCAAGACCGTCGAAGACCTCAGCCTGGTCGATCCGCCGGCAAACAAGCGCACGAGAATAGTTGCCGCCGGCGTCGAGGACCTCCAGATAAGGTATCAGTTCCTGGACGGCACTTGGAAGAATGCCGGCGAGGCCGGTTTCGATGCGAGGAACATCCGGGCGGTGCAGGTGAGCATCATTGTCAGGACCGAAAATGCCGACCCCCGCTATCCCGGACAATCTCTCCAGTTGACGGGCTCCTATGGCAATGGCGGAGTGAAAAATTCGGCCGGCTACCGCAGGATGGCCATGAGCACGATCATCTCTGTGCGCAACCTTGGGTTCCGGGATAAGAAGGGCTAG
- a CDS encoding pilus assembly PilX family protein gives MGTRVLNERGAALVVAIMLLMVLTILMAVLNRATLYEMVSSRTYQESHRAFYAADAGVRDALEWLGKEDSPPESNSIAPSWFYDGTVARKDAMWCSWKSVEDIHFRYYVEHLKDAPNYNMSAIIGMDSKGPKSIEHYYRITAEGANSTYLVHRQVQVVTTAYW, from the coding sequence ATGGGGACACGGGTACTGAACGAGCGGGGTGCGGCGCTGGTGGTGGCGATCATGCTGCTGATGGTCCTCACCATTCTGATGGCGGTACTGAATCGTGCTACCCTGTACGAAATGGTCTCAAGCCGGACCTATCAGGAATCCCATCGGGCTTTCTACGCAGCTGACGCAGGGGTCCGCGATGCCCTGGAATGGCTTGGAAAGGAAGATTCCCCACCGGAAAGCAACAGTATCGCTCCCAGCTGGTTCTATGACGGGACGGTGGCGCGCAAGGATGCCATGTGGTGCTCTTGGAAGTCGGTGGAGGATATCCATTTCCGGTACTACGTGGAGCACCTGAAAGACGCCCCGAACTACAACATGAGCGCCATAATCGGCATGGACTCCAAGGGGCCGAAAAGCATCGAGCACTACTACCGCATTACGGCTGAAGGAGCAAACAGCACCTATCTGGTGCACAGGCAGGTTCAGGTCGTGACGACTGCCTACTGGTAA
- a CDS encoding pilus assembly protein, which yields MRIFNPHTRKILLFTVILCAAGVLAAMAFAAISQYPLFLTGSVQPNVMILLDNSGSMNTIMEHRDYDPNVAYTGTFKRKEYYQNRIDYWKSGDPYYLVSNESGHIVDGNSKNQYTVNGRTITLPFPYVGTRWNGNYLNWLFFHATEAQYGALATDAAIRVTRIQTARAVISDVVKNVSGVRFGLFKLNDSQGGSKVKDCGDLTPATVDAAVDGIVANTWTPLGEALSEIWQYFKGGDSLYNSGTYTSPITNWCQKNYTLIITDGEPTYDGCYKEPFAYGCTDGENATSYLADVAKYMYDNNAGSSSEHVQNVSTYTIGMTIDSKLLDETATNGGGKYFTTTSGINLATAVQNALKDMISKVAAGSSVAVNTSSLNSNSKLYRARFKSGDWVGYLESFGLDAATGAIVGYPNAPKWEAGSLLDGRSTAREIYTAGVDGGRYKRFEYSTANVATLAGAGFMDFSPTQAATLIGYVRGDLYGNTTPAGYRVRTGKLGDIISSSPVVFGPPDGAYTDVAYKQFKKEYKDRKELILVGANDGMLHAFNADDGEEAWAFIPNILLNKLKFLSNDPYTHTSYVNGAITVADAYIQSKNADGTPAGSTEWRSIVVCGLRDGGKGYFALDITDEANPIPLWELTATSSATSNGLGYSFATPLILKLRDEDAAGGFRWVAALANGYEGPTSSKAASLIIVDLATGAVVSEIVVDNTAFSGPSPNGLATPAAIDKDMDGFADTLYAGDLNGNMWRFDVSSAKKAQWKADRLFEAGGTQPITAAPDVVVRLGYQYVFFGTGRYLDEGDKATSFTQSFYGVKDNNMTKNLTRTDLVGQAITEVTYSGTLYRTLSSLTVGSKKGWYLDLPGNGERVITQPVATGTSQSAKIIFTTFTPSTDPCLPGGFSWLMQVNMETGGELKAPVYMVPERSDGTVPVGDTSRIPSGLRLSTGSVASLTILGDKIYFHDIEAAIMTPPATGVPFQFGLRSWRQLLPL from the coding sequence ATGAGAATTTTCAATCCTCACACACGAAAAATCCTTCTGTTCACCGTAATCCTTTGCGCCGCCGGCGTTCTTGCGGCCATGGCCTTTGCCGCTATTTCCCAGTACCCCCTGTTCCTGACCGGCAGCGTGCAGCCTAACGTCATGATTCTCTTAGACAACTCCGGCAGCATGAACACGATCATGGAGCATCGGGACTATGATCCCAACGTCGCTTATACCGGTACGTTCAAGAGAAAAGAGTATTACCAGAACAGAATTGACTACTGGAAGAGTGGAGATCCCTATTACCTGGTGAGCAATGAATCTGGGCATATCGTTGATGGTAATAGTAAAAATCAGTACACGGTCAATGGCCGCACGATTACGCTCCCGTTTCCATATGTCGGTACCCGGTGGAATGGCAACTACCTGAACTGGCTCTTTTTCCATGCAACAGAGGCCCAGTACGGCGCCCTTGCCACCGATGCAGCGATCCGGGTGACGAGAATCCAGACGGCAAGAGCCGTTATCAGTGACGTGGTCAAAAACGTGTCAGGTGTCAGGTTCGGGCTTTTCAAGCTGAACGACAGCCAAGGGGGGAGCAAGGTAAAGGATTGCGGCGATCTGACCCCGGCGACCGTTGATGCTGCGGTGGACGGGATCGTGGCAAATACCTGGACGCCCTTGGGGGAGGCCCTTTCGGAAATCTGGCAGTACTTCAAGGGAGGGGATTCCCTCTATAACTCGGGAACCTATACGTCTCCCATTACCAACTGGTGCCAGAAGAACTACACACTCATTATTACCGACGGGGAGCCAACCTACGACGGCTGCTATAAAGAACCTTTCGCTTACGGCTGTACCGATGGCGAGAATGCCACGAGTTATCTGGCCGACGTGGCGAAGTACATGTATGACAACAACGCTGGGTCGTCCTCGGAGCATGTCCAGAACGTCTCGACCTACACCATCGGTATGACGATTGACAGCAAACTTCTCGACGAAACGGCGACGAACGGAGGAGGAAAGTATTTCACGACGACGTCAGGAATCAATCTTGCTACCGCCGTCCAGAATGCCTTAAAGGATATGATTTCCAAGGTTGCGGCAGGAAGCAGTGTTGCCGTCAATACCTCATCCCTGAACTCCAACAGCAAGCTCTATCGGGCACGGTTCAAGTCAGGAGACTGGGTTGGTTATCTGGAGTCCTTCGGGCTTGACGCCGCTACCGGGGCCATTGTCGGGTATCCGAACGCACCCAAATGGGAGGCTGGTTCTCTACTAGATGGTCGCTCAACTGCCCGGGAAATCTATACCGCCGGCGTGGACGGGGGCAGATACAAGCGGTTCGAGTACAGTACAGCTAATGTGGCCACGCTGGCTGGCGCCGGATTCATGGATTTCTCGCCCACGCAGGCCGCCACGCTCATCGGGTATGTTCGGGGAGACCTTTACGGGAATACAACACCTGCCGGGTATCGCGTGCGGACCGGCAAACTGGGGGATATCATCTCGTCATCGCCCGTTGTCTTTGGTCCCCCTGACGGTGCCTACACCGATGTTGCATACAAACAATTCAAGAAGGAATATAAGGATCGGAAAGAATTGATACTGGTTGGTGCCAACGATGGAATGCTCCATGCCTTCAATGCCGATGATGGTGAGGAAGCATGGGCGTTCATCCCGAATATCCTCTTGAACAAGCTGAAATTCCTGAGCAACGATCCCTATACGCATACGAGCTATGTCAACGGTGCGATTACTGTCGCGGATGCCTATATCCAGTCGAAAAATGCTGACGGGACCCCTGCCGGTTCCACGGAGTGGCGTTCCATAGTCGTCTGTGGCCTGCGCGACGGAGGAAAGGGGTATTTTGCCCTCGATATCACTGATGAGGCCAATCCGATACCGTTATGGGAGCTTACCGCCACATCATCGGCCACCTCGAATGGTCTGGGGTACTCATTCGCAACACCATTGATCCTCAAGTTGAGGGACGAGGACGCTGCTGGCGGATTCCGCTGGGTTGCGGCCCTTGCGAACGGTTACGAGGGACCCACAAGCAGCAAGGCTGCGTCACTCATCATCGTGGACCTCGCCACGGGAGCGGTAGTCAGCGAGATCGTCGTCGACAACACCGCGTTTAGCGGTCCCTCCCCCAACGGTCTTGCTACGCCCGCAGCTATTGACAAGGATATGGACGGATTTGCCGACACCCTCTATGCCGGGGACCTCAATGGGAACATGTGGCGGTTCGACGTGAGCAGCGCTAAAAAGGCCCAGTGGAAGGCTGATCGCCTCTTTGAAGCGGGGGGCACCCAGCCGATCACCGCTGCACCTGATGTGGTAGTGCGCCTCGGCTACCAGTACGTCTTCTTCGGCACCGGGAGATATCTTGACGAGGGGGACAAGGCGACGTCGTTCACCCAGAGCTTTTATGGGGTGAAGGACAATAATATGACAAAGAATTTGACGCGTACCGATCTGGTGGGGCAGGCAATCACTGAGGTTACCTATTCGGGGACTCTATACCGTACCCTCTCCAGTTTAACGGTCGGCAGCAAGAAGGGGTGGTACCTCGATCTTCCCGGAAACGGCGAACGGGTCATCACGCAACCTGTCGCCACCGGAACCTCCCAGTCCGCCAAGATCATTTTCACCACCTTCACGCCATCCACCGATCCCTGCCTGCCGGGGGGCTTCAGTTGGCTTATGCAGGTCAACATGGAGACGGGAGGGGAATTGAAGGCTCCGGTATATATGGTCCCTGAAAGATCGGACGGCACCGTCCCCGTGGGGGACACGTCGCGGATTCCTTCGGGCCTGCGTCTGTCTACGGGGTCCGTGGCGTCGCTGACCATTCTGGGGGATAAGATCTATTTCCATGACATCGAGGCGGCGATAATGACCCCTCCCGCAACAGGAGTGCCCTTTCAGTTTGGGCTACGAAGCTGGCGGCAGCTTCTGCCGCTTTAG
- a CDS encoding putative nucleotidyltransferase substrate binding domain-containing protein, with translation MHDDTIQAAVAETMAGINEFVRLLDRDDIPLILNHLKDEIDHEIALTGEVAGRRRELMARISHEADCNSLRGIHEELNGLELERFLKIQSVGALHESCTQYRDILAGRALELVEQEMLATGKGDPPVPYSLCSMGSDGREEQTLITDQDYLIVYGDGGGEIADQWFKEFSEALVECLADMGFKKCTGGIMPSNPTWRGSYSQWKKKLMAIVRYEYEDYAKNLMDLIVLSDARHVGGDRRLAGDLVELIRGLEKDYFQVLWGMAKAATEMKLALGFLNRIWTEGSGDHKGEFNLKLLAWAPLVMNVRILAINQGIPATNTIRRIELLQNEGSFSATFAQGLVDAYTILTRHRILLQIKVIKGIQDSSYYLNPYTLPTDEREKIRQALIRIEDLQRTIHTNFSIM, from the coding sequence ATGCACGACGACACTATCCAGGCAGCCGTGGCTGAAACAATGGCCGGAATCAATGAATTCGTTCGCCTGCTGGACCGGGACGACATCCCGCTGATTCTGAACCATCTCAAAGATGAGATCGACCACGAGATTGCCCTTACGGGGGAGGTTGCCGGGCGAAGACGGGAACTGATGGCCCGGATCAGCCACGAGGCGGACTGTAATTCTCTGCGCGGAATTCATGAAGAACTGAACGGGTTGGAGCTGGAACGGTTTCTGAAAATCCAGTCAGTGGGCGCGCTTCACGAGTCATGCACGCAATATCGGGACATCCTTGCTGGGCGGGCTCTGGAATTGGTTGAGCAGGAAATGCTGGCAACGGGGAAGGGAGATCCCCCCGTCCCCTATTCCCTTTGCAGCATGGGAAGCGATGGGAGGGAAGAGCAGACTCTCATCACCGATCAGGACTATCTGATCGTCTACGGCGACGGCGGCGGCGAAATCGCCGACCAGTGGTTCAAGGAGTTCTCAGAGGCACTGGTGGAGTGCCTGGCGGATATGGGTTTCAAGAAATGCACCGGCGGCATAATGCCGTCCAACCCCACATGGCGCGGGTCCTACAGCCAGTGGAAGAAAAAGCTGATGGCCATCGTCCGCTACGAGTACGAAGATTACGCCAAGAACCTCATGGACCTCATCGTCCTCTCCGACGCCCGCCACGTGGGAGGCGACCGGCGGCTTGCCGGCGATCTGGTTGAACTGATCCGGGGGCTGGAGAAGGACTACTTCCAGGTGCTGTGGGGGATGGCCAAAGCGGCCACCGAGATGAAGCTGGCCCTCGGGTTCCTTAACCGTATCTGGACCGAGGGGTCGGGAGATCACAAGGGAGAATTCAACCTGAAACTGCTGGCGTGGGCGCCGCTCGTCATGAACGTCCGGATTCTTGCCATAAACCAGGGGATACCCGCGACAAACACCATCCGGCGGATTGAACTGCTCCAGAACGAGGGGAGCTTCTCGGCAACCTTCGCCCAGGGGCTCGTGGACGCATACACCATCCTGACCCGCCACCGGATACTGCTCCAGATAAAGGTCATCAAGGGTATCCAGGACAGCTCATACTACCTGAACCCATACACCCTTCCCACCGATGAACGGGAGAAAATCCGCCAGGCGCTCATCAGAATCGAGGATCTGCAGCGTACTATTCATACGAACTTTTCCATCATGTAA